One genomic window of Luteitalea pratensis includes the following:
- a CDS encoding SDR family NAD(P)-dependent oxidoreductase has product MTLSDKVVLITGGTRMGASLAHACAARGADVALSYAHSAHAIDEVVTSVAATGRRAAAFATDLRVAAACASLVDDVIAWAGQLDVLVCLASVYARVPLDELTPQDWQEQLAVDLDASFHCARAAAAHMRPRGAGHVVLCSDWVAASGRPRYTGYLPYYVAKAGVVALTESLALELAADGVQVNAIAPGPILPAAGTTPEMQAAVMQATPLRHWGGPDVVTHAIMGLLDQEWVTGQVVRVDGGRHLL; this is encoded by the coding sequence GTGACCCTCTCCGACAAGGTGGTGCTCATCACAGGCGGCACGAGGATGGGCGCGTCGCTGGCGCATGCCTGCGCGGCGCGCGGGGCCGACGTGGCCCTGTCGTATGCCCACTCCGCGCACGCCATCGACGAGGTCGTCACCTCGGTGGCTGCCACAGGCCGCCGCGCGGCCGCGTTCGCAACGGACCTCCGGGTTGCTGCCGCGTGTGCCTCCCTCGTCGACGATGTCATCGCCTGGGCCGGGCAACTCGATGTGCTGGTCTGTCTTGCGTCGGTGTACGCACGCGTGCCACTCGATGAGTTGACACCGCAGGATTGGCAGGAGCAGCTCGCCGTCGATCTCGACGCGTCATTCCATTGCGCGCGCGCCGCCGCCGCGCACATGCGGCCGCGGGGCGCGGGGCACGTCGTCCTGTGTAGCGACTGGGTCGCGGCGAGTGGACGCCCGCGGTACACGGGGTACCTGCCGTACTACGTCGCGAAGGCGGGTGTGGTAGCGCTGACCGAGTCCCTGGCGTTGGAACTCGCGGCCGACGGCGTGCAAGTGAACGCCATCGCCCCCGGCCCGATCCTGCCGGCAGCCGGCACGACGCCAGAGATGCAGGCCGCCGTGATGCAAGCCACGCCACTTAGACACTGGGGCGGCCCCGACGTCGTCACCCACGCCATCATGGGTCTTCTCGACCAGGAGTGGGTCACCGGCCAGGTGGTCCGGGTCGACGGAGGAAGACACCTCCTGTAA
- a CDS encoding aldo/keto reductase has protein sequence MLSRREWLNLTLGAGAALTFDRSVLHAQQPLITRAIPSSGEKIPVVGLGSSATFSQVARSEDVTGLREVLKAFTDQAGTVFDTAPSYGASEEVAGRIAGELGVTEKVFWATKVNVAGRGGGSADPAAAKAQIDASFAKLKKGKIDLIQVHNLGDVPTQLGLLKELKKAGRVRYIGVTSTNKSQYAELQTVMRNEPLDFIGVDYAIDNRDVEEAILPLAQQRKIGVLVYVPFGRTRLFTRVGDRQVPDWAKAFGAETWAQFFLKYLIAHPAVTCVTPATSRAKNVVDNLAGGRGQLPDDATRKKMAQYIEGLPSA, from the coding sequence ATGCTCAGTCGTCGCGAATGGCTCAACCTGACGCTCGGGGCCGGTGCTGCCCTGACGTTTGATCGTTCCGTGCTGCACGCGCAGCAACCCCTCATCACGCGCGCCATCCCTTCATCGGGCGAGAAGATTCCCGTCGTCGGGCTCGGAAGCTCCGCGACGTTCTCGCAGGTGGCTCGCAGCGAGGACGTCACGGGGCTCCGTGAGGTGCTCAAGGCGTTCACTGACCAGGCCGGCACCGTGTTCGACACGGCGCCGAGTTACGGCGCCTCGGAGGAGGTCGCCGGCCGCATCGCCGGCGAGCTCGGCGTGACCGAGAAGGTCTTCTGGGCAACCAAGGTGAATGTAGCGGGGCGCGGCGGAGGGTCGGCCGATCCCGCCGCCGCGAAGGCTCAGATCGACGCGTCCTTCGCCAAGCTGAAGAAGGGCAAGATCGATCTCATCCAGGTGCACAACCTCGGTGACGTGCCGACGCAGCTCGGCCTGCTGAAGGAATTGAAGAAGGCCGGCCGGGTGCGGTACATCGGCGTCACATCCACCAACAAGAGCCAGTACGCCGAGTTGCAGACGGTGATGCGCAACGAGCCGCTCGACTTCATCGGTGTCGACTACGCGATCGACAATCGCGATGTCGAGGAGGCGATCCTGCCGCTCGCGCAGCAGCGCAAGATCGGCGTGCTCGTATACGTGCCCTTCGGCCGTACACGACTGTTTACGCGCGTCGGCGATCGCCAGGTGCCCGACTGGGCCAAGGCCTTCGGCGCCGAGACATGGGCACAGTTCTTCCTCAAGTACCTCATCGCCCATCCGGCGGTGACCTGTGTCACCCCCGCCACCAGCCGGGCCAAGAACGTCGTCGACAACCTGGCCGGCGGTCGCGGCCAGCTCCCCGACGACGCCACGCGCAAGAAGATGGCGCAATACATCGAGGGGTTGCCGAGCGCATAA
- a CDS encoding four helix bundle protein, which translates to MAREIQERGYRFGRDVMRYAVGCEPSSVIGRDLLRQLFRAATSVGANLQEAHAGVTRHDFVHKIGLARKEAFEARHWLRLRRDMCPSDEALHPLQREADELCRILTAIILSAKRNDSRPAPQ; encoded by the coding sequence GTGGCACGTGAGATTCAGGAGCGGGGATATCGCTTCGGGCGGGACGTGATGCGGTACGCGGTCGGATGCGAGCCATCGTCGGTCATCGGGCGCGACCTGCTGAGGCAACTGTTCCGGGCGGCCACCTCCGTTGGGGCCAACCTGCAGGAGGCGCACGCTGGTGTGACAAGGCATGACTTCGTCCACAAGATCGGCCTCGCCCGCAAGGAAGCGTTCGAGGCGCGGCACTGGTTACGCCTGCGGCGGGACATGTGTCCAAGCGATGAGGCCCTTCATCCCCTTCAGCGGGAAGCGGACGAACTGTGTCGCATCCTCACCGCCATCATCCTCAGCGCGAAGAGGAACGACAGCCGTCCTGCGCCCCAGTGA
- a CDS encoding peptidylprolyl isomerase codes for MVLAHVWLGTTALAQAQAPAIDVRTAILQADDARITSAAPRAVIDTVLASGTAEAQVMAVRAIGRTRRAEFLGPAVRALDNQSIDVRREAAFAVAHIGSADGSTHAAALDALRQRLTRETDPFVTASLAESIGRLSFPSVASVDAAAGVLAGAWARANASPARAVVSVGVARGTEAMARRVRTLAGTGSDSPGLVALLESLLDRHAPPTPGTVALQDVLDRRVRRLATTGLMTLRSLSAPRRVAAAGDADAQVRRLAVIDLSSRPEVSDADAADAFSDESMLVRHAAVSRLGSRLPTRAEVAVSDRHVSVRLAALDALGEAHACRSACETRLVTTPTGANWHEYAHALVAAARTDAAAARPLVARAASSDVWQVRMYAGRAAGTTLQADVLGALSADTDVNVRHAALAAWREAKLPNLTAAALDALGSDDGQLVIEAANALRGTGADRGTVTALRAALARLTAQKRETSRDPRVALIERIDELDAERATTLRPYLSDFDPFIAERVTALLRTRGVGLPDDSPGSPLARRSLGAGGSPANAGPRSENGPYRSTSAGAADSPIPPTWNDVTRLQGTTVTLTFSGNRTLTFRLYAELAPTAVARFVAQVNRGEWNGRTFHRVEPGFVVQGGSPAANEYAGAADFARDEFSSLSHVRGTIGISTRGPDTGDGQIFINLVDNARLDFAYTVLGSLTGDSGLIDDIVEGEAIESATVVRPVAADRRTSPAATCLAPGVGVGPCPTHGAP; via the coding sequence ATGGTTTTGGCGCACGTTTGGCTCGGCACGACGGCGCTGGCGCAGGCGCAGGCGCCCGCAATCGACGTGCGGACGGCGATCCTCCAGGCCGACGACGCGCGCATCACCAGCGCGGCTCCTCGTGCCGTCATCGACACGGTGCTGGCCTCGGGCACAGCCGAGGCGCAAGTAATGGCCGTCCGTGCGATCGGCCGCACACGTCGTGCGGAGTTCCTCGGCCCAGCCGTGCGCGCGCTCGACAACCAGTCAATCGATGTGCGGCGTGAGGCGGCCTTTGCGGTCGCGCACATCGGGAGCGCCGATGGCTCCACCCACGCCGCGGCGCTCGACGCGTTGCGGCAGCGGCTGACTCGCGAAACCGATCCGTTCGTCACGGCCAGCCTCGCCGAGTCGATCGGACGTCTGTCGTTCCCAAGCGTTGCCAGCGTGGACGCCGCCGCGGGTGTGCTGGCGGGGGCGTGGGCACGCGCGAACGCCAGCCCGGCACGGGCCGTGGTGTCTGTCGGCGTCGCTCGAGGAACGGAGGCGATGGCGCGGCGCGTTCGGACCCTCGCAGGGACAGGCAGCGACAGCCCGGGGCTCGTGGCGCTGCTCGAGTCACTGCTCGATCGGCATGCGCCTCCGACGCCTGGGACCGTCGCGCTGCAGGATGTGCTCGATCGGCGCGTCCGGCGCCTTGCGACCACGGGCCTGATGACGCTGCGCTCTCTCTCGGCACCACGCCGTGTCGCGGCGGCCGGCGACGCCGACGCGCAGGTACGCCGCCTGGCGGTGATCGACCTCTCGTCCCGGCCGGAGGTGTCGGACGCGGACGCCGCGGACGCGTTCAGCGACGAGTCCATGCTGGTACGACATGCGGCGGTCTCGCGGCTCGGCTCGCGCTTGCCGACACGCGCGGAAGTCGCCGTCAGCGATCGCCATGTGTCGGTCAGGTTGGCTGCCCTCGACGCGCTGGGCGAGGCACATGCGTGCCGCTCAGCCTGTGAGACCCGGCTCGTTACCACACCGACGGGCGCGAACTGGCACGAGTACGCGCACGCGCTCGTCGCGGCGGCACGCACCGACGCGGCGGCCGCGCGCCCACTCGTGGCACGCGCCGCATCGTCTGACGTCTGGCAGGTGCGCATGTATGCAGGCCGAGCCGCCGGCACGACCCTTCAAGCCGATGTCCTCGGTGCGCTCTCGGCCGACACGGACGTCAACGTGCGCCATGCGGCGTTGGCGGCCTGGCGCGAAGCGAAGCTGCCGAACCTGACGGCGGCCGCCCTCGACGCCCTCGGCAGCGACGATGGGCAACTCGTGATCGAGGCGGCAAACGCGTTGCGCGGGACGGGTGCGGACCGCGGGACGGTGACGGCGCTCCGCGCAGCACTCGCGCGACTGACTGCACAGAAGCGCGAGACGTCGCGGGACCCGCGCGTGGCGCTCATCGAACGCATCGACGAGCTCGATGCGGAGCGCGCCACGACGCTGCGTCCGTACCTGTCGGACTTCGATCCGTTCATCGCCGAGCGCGTGACAGCGTTGCTTCGGACACGAGGTGTCGGTCTGCCCGACGATAGCCCCGGCTCTCCGCTTGCCCGCCGAAGCCTTGGCGCAGGCGGGAGCCCGGCCAACGCTGGGCCGCGTTCGGAGAACGGGCCCTACCGCAGCACATCCGCCGGGGCCGCAGACTCGCCGATCCCGCCGACCTGGAACGATGTCACGCGATTGCAGGGGACGACCGTCACGCTGACATTCAGCGGTAACCGAACGCTGACGTTTCGCCTCTATGCTGAACTTGCGCCGACAGCCGTCGCCCGTTTCGTGGCGCAAGTGAACCGCGGCGAATGGAACGGCCGCACCTTCCACCGGGTCGAGCCGGGATTCGTCGTGCAGGGCGGCAGTCCGGCCGCCAACGAATACGCAGGTGCCGCCGACTTCGCGCGCGACGAGTTCTCGTCGCTGAGCCACGTGCGCGGCACGATCGGCATCTCGACACGAGGCCCGGATACCGGCGATGGGCAGATCTTCATCAACCTTGTCGACAACGCCCGCCTGGACTTCGCCTACACGGTCCTCGGGTCGCTCACTGGTGATTCGGGGCTGATCGACGACATCGTGGAGGGTGAGGCCATCGAGTCCGCGACGGTCGTTCGCCCGGTCGCCGCAGACCGCCGGACAAGTCCGGCGGCTACGTGCCTCGCCCCAGGTGTCGGCGTCGGACCTTGTCCGACGCATGGAGCGCCGTGA
- a CDS encoding dipeptidyl-peptidase 3 family protein translates to MTDIPYLLERVGPAAVVQLHAEAFARLCLRDKCLAWHLYEAALSGRDIYYDQRYEHGLVMRGVIEALFVGRASLEPAVAAAIERYTRLFWINSGPYEHITSRKFVLELSRVQLLAAIEAVRASGQFVPLDSHATPLAFVDAHARDFLDETWRPMVTSKTPAPGEDILAASANNLYAGVSSTDVEGFEERFALNSRLSKEPDGALREDVYRVGGRYGATLARVVAHLEAACAVAPPATRAALEALIRFYRSGEEQDRREYDIAWVADTACAVDTINGFIEVYLDARGRKGAWEGIVFHENPEKTADIRRIAQHAAWFEAHMPYDQAYRRTDVVGVSARAIDVIVECGDAGPMTAIGINLPNDEALREVYGSKSVSLANVSEAYEKSQPESLRAEFCWSDEERERSRRWQALAGELTTSLHEVIGHGSGRMAPQVGSPQTVLREQYSTLEETRSDLVALHFIADPVMVELGLIDAADHVDVVRAEYEGYARNALVQLRRVRKGTHLEEDHMRNRQAIVHWLMAHTSAIERRQRDGRTFYVVVDDEAFREGVGRMLALVQRIKSEGLYDEAVALLDAHGIHFDPVLRDEVVARVDRLDLPSYTGFVMPRLAPVLDTTGAITDVEVSYPLDLATQMLEYADRYGMADEDRRVLATSTA, encoded by the coding sequence ATGACCGACATTCCTTACCTGCTCGAACGTGTCGGCCCCGCAGCCGTCGTCCAGTTGCACGCGGAGGCGTTCGCGCGGCTGTGCCTGCGCGACAAATGCCTCGCGTGGCATCTGTACGAAGCCGCGCTCTCCGGTCGCGACATCTACTACGACCAGCGCTACGAACACGGCCTGGTGATGCGAGGCGTGATCGAGGCACTGTTCGTGGGCCGCGCGAGCCTTGAACCCGCCGTCGCCGCCGCCATCGAGCGCTATACCAGGTTGTTCTGGATCAATTCGGGTCCCTACGAACACATCACGTCACGCAAGTTCGTACTCGAGCTCTCGCGCGTGCAATTACTGGCCGCCATCGAGGCGGTGCGCGCGAGCGGCCAGTTCGTGCCACTGGATTCCCATGCCACGCCCCTCGCATTCGTAGACGCTCACGCTCGCGACTTCCTGGACGAGACGTGGCGACCGATGGTCACGAGCAAGACGCCGGCGCCTGGCGAGGACATCCTTGCGGCGAGCGCCAACAATCTCTACGCGGGCGTGTCGTCAACCGACGTCGAAGGCTTCGAGGAACGCTTTGCGCTCAACTCGCGCTTGTCGAAGGAGCCCGACGGGGCACTGCGTGAGGACGTCTACCGCGTTGGCGGCCGTTACGGCGCGACGCTGGCGCGCGTGGTCGCGCACCTCGAGGCTGCGTGTGCCGTCGCACCACCGGCGACTCGTGCGGCACTCGAAGCACTGATCCGGTTCTATCGCTCCGGAGAAGAGCAGGACCGTCGCGAGTACGACATCGCCTGGGTGGCCGATACGGCCTGCGCCGTCGACACGATCAACGGCTTCATCGAGGTCTACCTCGACGCTCGCGGTCGCAAGGGCGCGTGGGAGGGCATCGTCTTCCACGAGAACCCCGAGAAGACCGCCGACATCCGGCGCATCGCGCAGCACGCCGCGTGGTTCGAGGCTCACATGCCCTACGACCAGGCCTATCGTCGGACGGACGTTGTCGGCGTGTCCGCACGAGCCATCGACGTGATCGTGGAGTGCGGTGACGCCGGGCCGATGACGGCGATCGGCATCAACCTCCCCAACGACGAGGCCCTCCGCGAGGTGTATGGCAGCAAGTCCGTGTCGCTTGCCAACGTCAGCGAGGCCTACGAGAAGTCGCAGCCGGAGAGCCTTCGGGCCGAGTTCTGCTGGTCTGACGAGGAGCGCGAACGCTCGCGGCGATGGCAGGCGCTGGCGGGCGAGTTGACGACCAGCCTGCACGAGGTCATCGGCCATGGGTCGGGTCGCATGGCGCCGCAGGTGGGGTCGCCGCAGACGGTGCTGCGCGAGCAGTACTCGACGCTGGAGGAGACGCGATCGGACCTCGTCGCACTGCACTTCATCGCCGATCCGGTGATGGTGGAACTGGGGCTGATCGACGCCGCGGATCACGTCGACGTGGTACGGGCCGAGTACGAGGGCTATGCGCGCAACGCCCTCGTGCAGTTGCGCCGCGTCCGCAAGGGCACGCACCTCGAGGAGGACCACATGCGCAACCGCCAGGCGATCGTGCACTGGCTGATGGCGCACACGTCCGCGATCGAGCGGCGACAGCGCGATGGCCGCACGTTCTACGTGGTCGTTGACGATGAGGCATTCCGCGAAGGTGTCGGCCGGATGCTGGCGCTGGTGCAACGGATCAAGTCCGAGGGCCTGTACGACGAGGCCGTGGCGCTGCTGGACGCGCATGGTATCCACTTCGATCCTGTCCTCCGTGACGAGGTCGTCGCGCGTGTCGACCGTCTCGATCTGCCTTCCTACACCGGCTTCGTCATGCCTCGACTGGCGCCTGTCCTGGACACGACCGGTGCCATCACGGACGTGGAGGTGTCGTATCCCCTGGATCTCGCCACGCAGATGCTCGAGTACGCCGACCGCTACGGCATGGCCGACGAGGATCGGCGAGTGCTTGCGACATCGACAGCCTGA
- a CDS encoding DUF1326 domain-containing protein produces the protein MFRAVLALATILAAAPALAADSTSTPATSVTGTYVEARTAEVFAGGCVMNSEAETMGRQALLAWRVDHGNVAGVTIDGLSVVAALSGTHNLGMREMGGEAPTLVKALMYVDERATPAQRDALVSMARTAIGDLAIRVVDVQAVPIAFERTHHAAAVQAGDARLEVEAHIHHDPSCGAMQWFHPLSRGAQAEVGMTRNQTFTGQALGTRWQQIDKRSAFVGTFAF, from the coding sequence ATGTTCCGAGCAGTCCTGGCCCTTGCGACGATACTGGCCGCTGCCCCCGCGCTGGCGGCCGACAGCACGTCCACCCCGGCGACCTCGGTGACCGGCACGTACGTCGAGGCGCGCACCGCGGAGGTCTTCGCTGGCGGTTGCGTCATGAACAGCGAGGCCGAGACCATGGGCCGCCAGGCACTGCTGGCGTGGCGCGTCGACCACGGCAACGTGGCCGGCGTCACGATCGACGGCCTGTCGGTAGTCGCCGCCCTCTCCGGCACGCACAACCTCGGCATGCGCGAGATGGGCGGCGAGGCGCCGACCCTGGTGAAGGCCTTGATGTACGTCGATGAACGCGCCACTCCCGCACAACGCGATGCCCTCGTCTCGATGGCCAGGACGGCCATCGGCGATCTCGCGATCCGCGTCGTCGACGTGCAGGCCGTACCGATTGCGTTCGAGCGCACGCACCACGCCGCCGCGGTTCAGGCCGGAGACGCGCGGCTGGAAGTCGAGGCACACATCCATCACGACCCGTCGTGTGGCGCGATGCAGTGGTTCCACCCGCTGTCGCGCGGCGCGCAGGCCGAAGTGGGCATGACCCGTAACCAGACCTTCACCGGTCAGGCGCTCGGCACGCGCTGGCAGCAGATCGACAAGCGCTCTGCCTTCGTCGGAACGTTCGCCTTCTGA
- a CDS encoding threonine/serine ThrE exporter family protein has product MSDAWSAVMGADMPVAPSSGAPYSDEEAAAVGFVLRLGRALHGYGLSADALEYNLQAMSDRLGLEANFFTTPTSIFAAFGPPERQHTHLIRVFPGDVDLGKLARLDAVSRDVEQHRLTVIEGSRRIDEIIALPPISRPVVRVLGYGVASAVVCRILGGGINEVLVAGFAGLLTGAISLASNRLPHGTHVFELVAAFAVSLVVTCFAAISDLRLSVPTATLGGVIVLVPGLTVTVAMTELARRHLAAGTARLSGAFLVFVTIAFGVAVGAEVAGALVGEVRSLQPRRLPDWTLTLAVAVAPLAFGVLLRARLRDFPWLWLSSAIGYTAVRLAALSFGPAMAASIGALVVGVLANLYDRRGLGPAAVAQVPGVLLLVPGSIGYRSLSSLLDQNVIVGVTAAFTMILTAVAIAAGLLVASVLVPTHRQRETTRPSA; this is encoded by the coding sequence TTGTCCGACGCATGGAGCGCCGTGATGGGGGCCGACATGCCGGTGGCTCCCTCGTCGGGCGCGCCATACTCCGACGAGGAGGCCGCGGCCGTCGGGTTCGTGCTGCGGCTCGGGCGTGCCCTTCACGGGTACGGCCTGTCGGCCGATGCCCTCGAGTACAACCTGCAGGCGATGTCGGATCGCCTCGGGCTCGAGGCCAACTTCTTCACCACGCCGACCTCGATCTTCGCGGCCTTTGGTCCGCCGGAACGCCAGCACACTCATCTCATTCGTGTCTTCCCTGGCGACGTCGACCTTGGCAAACTGGCGCGGCTCGACGCCGTGTCGCGTGACGTCGAGCAGCACCGGCTGACCGTGATCGAGGGGTCCCGCCGGATCGACGAGATCATCGCGCTGCCGCCCATCTCGCGCCCGGTCGTCCGTGTGCTTGGCTATGGAGTCGCGTCGGCGGTCGTGTGCCGCATCCTCGGCGGCGGCATCAACGAGGTCCTCGTCGCGGGGTTCGCCGGCCTGCTGACCGGCGCAATCTCGCTTGCATCCAACCGGTTGCCGCACGGCACGCACGTCTTCGAACTCGTCGCCGCCTTCGCCGTGTCGCTGGTCGTGACCTGCTTTGCCGCCATCAGCGACCTGCGGCTGTCGGTCCCGACGGCGACCCTCGGTGGCGTGATCGTGCTCGTTCCTGGCCTCACGGTGACGGTTGCGATGACCGAGCTGGCGCGACGACACCTCGCGGCCGGGACCGCTCGTCTCAGCGGTGCCTTCCTCGTGTTCGTGACCATCGCCTTCGGCGTGGCGGTGGGCGCCGAGGTCGCCGGCGCCCTGGTTGGCGAGGTGCGGTCGCTGCAGCCCAGGCGGTTGCCAGACTGGACGCTGACGCTGGCGGTGGCGGTGGCGCCGCTCGCGTTCGGGGTCCTGCTGCGGGCGCGGCTCCGTGACTTCCCGTGGCTGTGGTTGTCGAGCGCGATTGGTTACACCGCGGTGAGACTGGCTGCCCTCTCCTTCGGACCGGCGATGGCCGCCTCGATCGGCGCGCTGGTCGTCGGCGTCCTAGCCAACCTGTACGACAGGCGGGGGCTGGGGCCCGCGGCGGTTGCGCAAGTGCCTGGCGTATTGCTGCTCGTGCCCGGCAGCATCGGCTACCGCTCCCTCAGCAGCCTCCTCGATCAGAACGTCATCGTCGGCGTGACCGCGGCCTTCACGATGATCCTGACGGCCGTCGCGATCGCGGCTGGCCTGCTCGTGGCGAGCGTACTCGTCCCCACCCATCGACAGCGCGAAACCACCCGCCCGAGCGCGTAG
- a CDS encoding MBL fold metallo-hydrolase RNA specificity domain-containing protein — protein sequence MSEITFLGAAQTVTGSRHLLRTNAGRRVLVDCGLFQGLKVLRERNWQELGVVPSSLDAVLLTHAHLDHVGWLPRLVAAGYRGRVYCTPGTRDLCTLVLPDAGRLQEEDARQANKHHYTRHAPARPLFTEDDARRALTLLQPVGFGVPLQVVPGLTAEFIRAGHLLGSSFIRVTQDDAPRTILFGGDLGRYDRPVLPDPTPVAEADVLLIESTYGNRTHEPDDDGASLAGVIVRTYEHGGRLVIPSFAIGRVEELLYWLQRLENDARIPSMPTYVDSPMAAEAINFYSSRPDELDPEMRPAHRGPMFDTRRLHVIKDTEESKALTRSSGPAIIISSSGMATGGRVLHHLKHMLPDPKNTVLFVGFQAAGTRGRLLVDGAKTVKIHGEVIPVAARVVKNDQMSAHADRDEMLRWLRGFSRPPAQTFLVHGEPDAMGALASAIRQELGWSVQQPQHREHVILAAASA from the coding sequence ATGAGCGAGATCACCTTCCTCGGGGCCGCCCAGACGGTCACCGGCTCCCGACACTTGCTCCGGACCAATGCGGGCCGTCGCGTGCTGGTCGATTGCGGACTGTTCCAGGGGTTGAAGGTCCTGCGCGAGCGCAACTGGCAGGAGCTCGGCGTCGTCCCTTCCTCGCTCGATGCCGTGCTCCTCACGCATGCCCACCTGGACCATGTCGGGTGGCTTCCACGTCTCGTCGCCGCCGGATACCGGGGCCGCGTGTATTGCACGCCGGGTACACGCGATCTCTGCACGCTCGTCCTCCCCGATGCGGGACGCCTCCAGGAAGAGGACGCGCGACAGGCCAACAAACACCACTACACCAGGCACGCTCCGGCGAGGCCGCTGTTCACGGAAGACGATGCGCGACGGGCGCTGACATTGCTGCAACCGGTCGGCTTCGGTGTGCCGCTGCAGGTGGTGCCAGGCCTCACCGCGGAGTTCATCCGCGCCGGCCACCTGCTCGGGTCGTCGTTCATCCGCGTCACGCAGGACGACGCGCCGCGGACAATCCTGTTCGGCGGTGATCTCGGTCGCTACGACCGGCCGGTGCTGCCCGATCCGACGCCGGTCGCCGAGGCGGACGTCCTGCTCATCGAATCCACGTACGGCAACCGCACCCACGAACCCGACGACGATGGCGCATCGCTCGCCGGGGTGATCGTGCGCACGTACGAGCATGGCGGCCGCCTGGTGATCCCCTCGTTCGCGATTGGCCGTGTCGAGGAGCTTCTCTACTGGCTGCAACGCCTCGAGAACGACGCGCGCATTCCGTCGATGCCCACGTACGTGGACAGCCCGATGGCGGCCGAGGCGATCAATTTCTACAGCTCGCGCCCTGATGAACTGGACCCGGAGATGCGTCCGGCCCATCGCGGGCCGATGTTCGACACACGACGCCTGCATGTGATCAAGGACACCGAGGAGTCCAAGGCGCTCACACGATCGAGCGGCCCGGCGATCATCATCTCGTCGAGCGGGATGGCCACCGGGGGCCGGGTGCTCCACCACCTGAAGCACATGCTCCCCGATCCGAAGAACACGGTGCTGTTTGTCGGCTTCCAGGCGGCCGGCACCCGCGGCCGCCTGCTCGTGGACGGCGCGAAGACGGTGAAGATCCACGGTGAAGTGATTCCGGTGGCGGCGCGTGTCGTCAAGAACGACCAGATGTCGGCCCATGCCGATCGCGACGAGATGCTCCGATGGCTCCGGGGCTTCTCGCGCCCGCCGGCACAGACATTCCTCGTACACGGGGAGCCCGATGCCATGGGCGCGCTGGCATCCGCCATCCGCCAGGAACTCGGCTGGTCCGTACAGCAGCCGCAGCATCGGGAGCACGTGATACTCGCCGCAGCCAGCGCATGA